One Micromonospora craniellae genomic region harbors:
- a CDS encoding M20 metallopeptidase family protein, protein MARGHDGVDELVRLRRQLHRHPELRFTEHRTAGTLAEKLQPFGRLRTGIAGTGLLLELEGPLPGPSVLLRADMDAYPVQDAKTEPYASADAGVCHACGHDVHMTVAYGAAARLAAEPPARGSVAVLFQPAEEIPFGEDSGAAAVLADEALRGRRFDAVLGLHCWPDLPVGTLGVDRSTAMAAKDAFRIEVLGRAAHAATPALGRDAILGLSGMVNLLHAAVARSRNADELVAFNIGTISGGASQSQVAAYAEATGTLRTHDGSTRERLKTVIERVARQQAAALDLGVRFTWANEMPAVRNAAELVALAHAELSGLMQVVDLAVPPLTTDDFALLGALGPSLYVKLGVTGERGGAPLHSGSFDVDERCLDVGVTAFERLTRAVLDGRLTAAPTSSAATVPVPAGPDANVAAVSA, encoded by the coding sequence GTGGCGCGGGGACACGACGGGGTTGATGAGCTGGTACGGCTGAGGCGTCAGCTCCATCGCCACCCCGAGCTGCGGTTTACTGAACACCGCACGGCCGGGACGTTGGCCGAGAAGCTTCAGCCGTTCGGGCGGTTGCGGACCGGAATCGCCGGTACCGGGCTGCTCCTCGAACTCGAAGGACCTCTGCCGGGGCCGTCGGTACTCCTTCGGGCCGATATGGATGCCTATCCAGTGCAGGACGCCAAGACCGAGCCGTACGCGTCGGCCGACGCCGGGGTCTGCCACGCCTGCGGACACGACGTGCACATGACCGTCGCCTACGGCGCCGCCGCGCGGCTCGCCGCCGAACCGCCGGCCCGGGGTTCTGTGGCCGTGCTGTTCCAACCCGCCGAGGAGATCCCGTTCGGCGAGGACTCCGGCGCCGCCGCCGTCCTCGCCGACGAGGCACTGCGCGGCCGGCGCTTCGACGCCGTACTCGGGCTGCACTGCTGGCCGGATCTGCCGGTCGGCACGCTCGGCGTGGACCGCAGCACCGCCATGGCGGCCAAGGACGCGTTCCGCATCGAGGTCCTCGGCCGGGCCGCGCACGCCGCCACCCCGGCCCTGGGCCGCGACGCCATCCTCGGCCTCAGCGGCATGGTGAACCTGCTGCACGCCGCGGTGGCCCGGTCGCGCAACGCCGACGAACTGGTCGCCTTCAACATCGGCACCATCTCCGGCGGCGCCAGCCAGAGCCAGGTCGCCGCGTACGCGGAGGCCACCGGCACCCTGCGCACCCACGACGGGAGCACCCGCGAACGGCTCAAGACGGTCATCGAGCGGGTCGCCCGCCAGCAGGCCGCCGCACTCGACCTCGGGGTCCGCTTCACCTGGGCCAACGAGATGCCGGCGGTCCGCAACGCGGCCGAACTCGTCGCGCTCGCCCACGCCGAACTGTCCGGCCTGATGCAGGTGGTCGACCTCGCGGTGCCGCCGCTGACCACCGACGACTTCGCGCTGCTCGGCGCGCTCGGCCCCAGCCTGTACGTCAAGCTCGGCGTCACCGGCGAGCGCGGCGGTGCGCCACTGCACTCCGGATCGTTCGACGTCGACGAGCGGTGCCTCGACGTCGGCGTGACCGCCTTCGAACGGCTCACCCGGGCCGTGCTGGACGGTCGACTCACCGCCGCTCCGACCTCCAGCGCGGCGACCGTACCGGTGCCCGCCGGGCCGGACGCGAACGTTGCGGCGGTGTCGGCATGA
- a CDS encoding ABC transporter substrate-binding protein, with the protein MFRRRLTGVLAAGVATAAMLAGCGGDAADGPVTLKVLTWEPGGSEYWQQVKTSFEASHQNIKLDLQSVPFDKYPEVQGPYITSQSGPDVMANNAGLELFDRRGAYVPLGDRAAEINKDLVTYSGACEGFDTSKDCFGVPFSYQGNVMYFNKDVLRGAGLDPENPPVTWDEFGAACEAIKNSGKTCLALGLSGTFPAYWDFPEIARNYLTEDDIRGLLAGTLSWKDPKLVQVLEKLAEITTKGWTNKNAPSITMLPDGADIFQRGDAGFAGTIISDAVNWEAFGKALGDDKLGVTRWPVINQSAPLAGKFSGIEGAVYGVTKWSEKKEAGLEFITWLAGKDNGELWVKHAKSQPLNKNVDPALLPSSPAFKKIQEFVAEPTLHAGVMLSGPEADALARGWQQITLGQLTVDKWADQMQQALERSPTKKQGN; encoded by the coding sequence ATGTTTCGACGTAGATTGACCGGCGTCCTCGCCGCCGGTGTGGCCACCGCCGCGATGCTGGCCGGATGCGGTGGCGACGCCGCCGACGGCCCGGTGACCCTGAAGGTGCTCACCTGGGAGCCGGGCGGCTCCGAGTACTGGCAGCAGGTGAAGACCTCCTTCGAGGCCAGCCACCAGAACATCAAGCTGGACCTGCAGTCGGTCCCGTTCGACAAGTACCCGGAGGTGCAGGGGCCGTACATCACCTCGCAGTCCGGGCCCGACGTGATGGCCAACAACGCCGGGCTGGAGCTGTTCGACCGGCGGGGCGCGTACGTGCCGCTGGGCGATCGGGCCGCCGAGATCAACAAGGACCTGGTCACCTACAGCGGCGCCTGCGAGGGCTTCGACACCAGCAAGGACTGCTTCGGTGTGCCCTTCTCGTACCAGGGCAACGTGATGTACTTCAACAAGGACGTGCTGCGCGGCGCCGGGCTGGATCCGGAGAACCCGCCGGTCACCTGGGACGAGTTCGGCGCGGCCTGCGAGGCGATCAAGAACTCCGGCAAGACCTGCCTGGCGCTGGGGCTGTCCGGCACGTTCCCGGCGTACTGGGACTTCCCGGAGATCGCCCGCAACTACCTGACCGAGGACGACATTCGCGGCCTGCTCGCCGGCACGCTGTCCTGGAAGGACCCGAAGCTGGTCCAGGTCCTGGAGAAGCTCGCCGAGATCACCACCAAGGGCTGGACGAACAAGAACGCCCCGTCGATCACGATGCTGCCCGACGGCGCGGACATCTTCCAGCGCGGTGACGCCGGCTTCGCCGGCACCATCATCTCGGACGCGGTGAACTGGGAGGCGTTCGGCAAGGCCCTCGGCGACGACAAGCTCGGCGTCACCCGGTGGCCGGTGATCAACCAGTCCGCGCCGCTGGCCGGCAAGTTCTCCGGCATCGAGGGCGCCGTCTACGGCGTGACCAAGTGGAGCGAGAAGAAGGAAGCCGGCCTGGAGTTCATCACCTGGCTGGCCGGCAAGGATAACGGCGAACTCTGGGTGAAGCACGCCAAGAGCCAGCCGCTGAACAAGAACGTCGACCCCGCGTTGCTGCCCTCGTCGCCGGCCTTCAAGAAGATCCAGGAGTTCGTGGCCGAGCCGACCCTGCACGCCGGTGTCATGCTCTCCGGCCCGGAGGCCGACGCGCTGGCCCGGGGCTGGCAGCAGATCACGCTCGGTCAGCTCACCGTCGACAAGTGGGCCGACCAGATGCAGCAGGCGCTGGAGCGCAGCCCGACGAAGAAGCAGGGCAACTAG
- a CDS encoding L-rhamnose mutarotase has product MCHLYRLRPGAAAEYERRHAELWPEMAALLDEAGVYDYHIYRHGLLLICVLRTRWGFEHAGRVTGASEVQARWTASLAHLFAEIADADGEPLWAYPVFQHSGRRM; this is encoded by the coding sequence GTGTGCCACCTGTACCGCCTGCGGCCTGGGGCGGCGGCCGAGTACGAGCGCCGGCACGCCGAGCTGTGGCCGGAGATGGCCGCCCTGCTCGACGAGGCGGGCGTGTACGACTACCACATCTACCGGCACGGTCTGTTGCTGATCTGTGTCCTGCGGACCCGGTGGGGATTCGAGCACGCCGGCCGGGTCACCGGCGCCTCCGAGGTGCAGGCGCGCTGGACGGCCTCGCTGGCGCACCTGTTCGCCGAGATCGCCGACGCCGACGGCGAGCCCCTGTGGGCGTACCCGGTCTTCCAGCACTCGGGCCGTCGGATGTAA
- a CDS encoding thiamine pyrophosphate-dependent dehydrogenase E1 component subunit alpha, whose translation MGLPDDYRAMARIRRFEERLAALKDDGEIPGSIHLCNGQEAIPVGAARALRDGDHVTATYRGHGWALTRGVDMTGLFAEMMGRDSAVNGGRAASPYLSDPGRWFMGENSIVGAGVPIATGAALTAQRTGSGAVSVVSIGDGAMNQGNVHEAINLAAVLDLPLVLVVENNVYSEMSRIEDMVRIRQLAERAAGYGIPGRVVDGNDPDAVAQAVTEAVTRAREGTGPSIVEAMTERLVGHYSGDVQHYRPAGEIAAAREREPLVRIRAAADAELTARLDAIDAEVAAEVEAAVAAAREVPFPDPATVKEYVYV comes from the coding sequence ATGGGTCTGCCGGACGACTACCGGGCGATGGCCCGGATCCGCCGGTTCGAGGAGCGGCTGGCCGCCCTCAAGGACGACGGTGAGATCCCGGGCTCGATCCACCTGTGCAACGGTCAGGAGGCGATCCCGGTCGGTGCCGCCCGCGCGCTGCGCGACGGCGACCACGTGACCGCGACCTACCGTGGGCACGGCTGGGCGCTGACCCGAGGTGTGGACATGACCGGGCTGTTCGCCGAGATGATGGGTCGTGACTCGGCGGTCAACGGCGGCCGGGCCGCCTCGCCGTACCTGTCCGACCCCGGACGCTGGTTCATGGGGGAGAACTCCATCGTCGGCGCCGGCGTGCCGATCGCCACCGGCGCCGCGCTCACCGCGCAGCGCACCGGCAGCGGCGCCGTCTCGGTCGTCAGCATCGGTGACGGCGCGATGAACCAGGGCAACGTGCACGAGGCGATCAACCTCGCCGCCGTGCTCGACCTGCCGCTGGTCCTGGTGGTGGAGAACAACGTCTACTCGGAGATGTCCCGCATCGAGGACATGGTCCGCATCCGGCAACTCGCCGAGCGCGCCGCCGGGTACGGGATCCCCGGCCGGGTCGTCGACGGCAACGACCCGGACGCGGTCGCCCAGGCCGTCACCGAGGCGGTCACCCGCGCCCGGGAGGGCACCGGCCCGTCCATCGTGGAGGCCATGACCGAGCGGCTGGTCGGCCACTACAGCGGCGACGTGCAGCACTACCGGCCGGCCGGCGAGATCGCCGCCGCCCGCGAACGCGAGCCGCTGGTCCGCATCCGGGCCGCCGCCGACGCCGAGCTGACCGCCCGGCTCGACGCCATCGACGCGGAGGTGGCCGCCGAGGTGGAGGCCGCCGTCGCCGCCGCCCGCGAGGTGCCGTTCCCCGACCCGGCGACCGTCAAGGAGTACGTCTATGTCTGA
- a CDS encoding Gfo/Idh/MocA family protein yields MSVALEVAVVGAGAFGLRHVAAYRSLGVPVTALVDPDPAVRDRAAAAHGVARTFGTVEDLLAAGAPQAASVCVPGPAHRAVAVTLLAAGVPVLVEKPLAATVADAAAIVAAARTHQVLCQPGHILRHSAPHRALYDAVRAGRLGQVLAVSSRRDRPRALSRLFPDEHPALLTAVHDVDLAIWYAQSPVVEVRATTRTRPGPASPVLVWAELRHANDVVSSIRNSYLLPDTTPNHTSDLVEVYGTDGVAHVDLGHPTLLVQAGQTEAPDWLLSPADGGGALAAELRHFVGQVTGAETSAVVPLADGLHVVQVATAMADSAAAGGEPRRISLEPLS; encoded by the coding sequence ATGAGCGTCGCGCTGGAGGTCGCCGTCGTCGGCGCGGGCGCGTTCGGGCTGCGGCACGTCGCCGCGTACCGGTCGCTCGGCGTGCCGGTGACCGCGCTGGTCGACCCGGACCCCGCCGTGCGGGACCGGGCCGCCGCCGCGCACGGCGTCGCCCGTACCTTCGGCACCGTCGAGGATCTGCTCGCCGCCGGTGCTCCGCAGGCGGCCTCGGTCTGCGTGCCCGGACCCGCCCACCGGGCGGTCGCGGTCACGCTGCTCGCCGCCGGGGTGCCGGTCCTGGTCGAGAAGCCGCTCGCGGCCACGGTCGCCGACGCCGCCGCGATCGTCGCGGCGGCCCGCACCCACCAGGTCCTCTGCCAACCCGGACACATTCTGCGCCACAGCGCCCCGCACCGGGCGCTGTACGATGCGGTCCGCGCCGGCCGGCTCGGCCAGGTGCTGGCCGTCTCCTCCCGCCGGGACCGGCCGCGCGCGCTCAGCCGGCTGTTCCCCGACGAGCACCCGGCGCTGCTCACCGCCGTGCACGACGTCGACCTGGCCATCTGGTACGCCCAGTCGCCCGTGGTCGAGGTCCGCGCGACCACCCGGACCCGACCGGGACCGGCCTCGCCGGTCCTGGTGTGGGCGGAGCTTCGGCACGCCAACGACGTCGTGTCGTCGATCCGCAACAGCTACCTCCTGCCTGACACCACGCCCAACCACACCTCGGACCTGGTCGAGGTGTACGGCACCGACGGGGTCGCCCACGTCGACCTCGGCCACCCCACGCTGCTCGTCCAGGCCGGGCAGACCGAGGCGCCGGACTGGCTGCTCTCGCCGGCCGACGGCGGCGGCGCGCTCGCCGCCGAGCTGCGCCACTTCGTCGGTCAGGTGACCGGCGCCGAGACGTCGGCGGTCGTCCCGCTCGCCGACGGACTGCACGTGGTGCAGGTCGCCACGGCCATGGCCGACAGCGCCGCCGCCGGTGGCGAACCCCGTCGGATCTCCCTCGAACCCCTCTCCTGA
- a CDS encoding alpha-ketoacid dehydrogenase subunit beta → MSESLRYIQAVNAALAWALDSRSDTVYFGEDVALPGGPFGATKGLHKRFGSDRIFDTPISETGFLGMALGAAMTGLRPIAEIMYADFSFVAMDQIVNQIATIRYSSAGRWKAPLVIRMQQGYSPGACAQHSHSVEAYFAHTPGLRVALPSTPDDAYQMLRTAVTSDDPVVVAEARMLYPTRGPVRADAPVEPIGGARVVRDGRDATVVAWSRMVPAALAAADQLAAEGFETEVIDLRWLNPLDFDTVGASVSRTGRLVVAHEANLTGGFGAEIAARATSECFADLKAPVARVAAPDVPMPAAPALQKAVVPEAEHVAEAVRATVRR, encoded by the coding sequence ATGTCTGAGTCGCTGCGGTACATCCAGGCCGTCAACGCGGCGCTGGCCTGGGCGCTGGACAGCCGGTCCGACACCGTCTACTTCGGTGAGGACGTCGCGCTGCCCGGCGGCCCGTTCGGCGCCACCAAGGGACTGCACAAGCGGTTCGGCAGCGACCGGATCTTCGACACTCCGATCTCCGAGACCGGCTTCCTGGGCATGGCGCTCGGCGCGGCCATGACCGGCCTGCGGCCGATCGCCGAGATCATGTACGCCGACTTCTCCTTCGTGGCGATGGATCAGATCGTCAACCAGATCGCCACCATCCGCTACTCCAGCGCCGGCCGGTGGAAGGCCCCGCTGGTGATCCGGATGCAGCAGGGGTACTCACCGGGGGCGTGCGCCCAGCACTCGCACTCTGTGGAGGCGTACTTCGCGCACACCCCCGGCCTGCGGGTGGCGCTGCCGTCCACCCCGGACGACGCGTACCAGATGCTGCGGACTGCGGTGACCAGCGACGACCCGGTGGTGGTCGCGGAGGCCCGGATGCTCTACCCGACCCGGGGCCCGGTACGCGCCGACGCGCCGGTCGAGCCGATCGGCGGGGCCCGCGTGGTCCGCGACGGCCGGGACGCCACCGTGGTGGCCTGGTCCCGGATGGTCCCGGCGGCCCTGGCCGCCGCCGACCAGCTCGCTGCGGAGGGGTTCGAGACCGAGGTGATCGACCTGCGGTGGCTCAACCCGCTGGACTTCGACACCGTCGGCGCCTCGGTCTCGCGCACCGGCCGCCTGGTCGTCGCCCACGAGGCGAACCTGACCGGCGGATTCGGCGCGGAGATCGCCGCCCGGGCCACGTCCGAGTGCTTCGCCGACCTGAAGGCCCCGGTGGCCCGGGTGGCCGCCCCGGACGTGCCGATGCCGGCCGCACCGGCACTGCAGAAGGCCGTGGTGCCCGAGGCGGAGCACGTGGCCGAGGCGGTCCGCGCAACGGTCCGCCGGTGA
- a CDS encoding carbohydrate ABC transporter permease: MSISTASAADSAVATNPPPPVRRNRRPLHAREWWLGALLVLPGMALAVTFKLVPLIRGVITSFESSSGFGDSSFAGWDNFTRMFDDPVVLASFRNALLVVATLPVWIVLPLVLSVLIHQRAPGWKFFRAVYFVPYTIAPIVVGIMFRQILSPDGPINALLRAVGLEPLAIEWLNGQNSALFSLVAVALWSFFGLGVMTYLAGLATIPEEVLEAAYLDGAGFWRRLFSVVVPMLRPTVAYWSVLCASGVLIWLFPLIYALTQGGPGNATMLPEYLVFLTTFQFLDRGYGSAIGIALFVFVAVLSIFSVRHMFKEGTRKPR; the protein is encoded by the coding sequence ATGAGCATCTCCACCGCGTCGGCCGCCGATTCGGCCGTCGCGACGAACCCACCCCCGCCGGTACGCCGCAACCGGCGACCGCTGCACGCCCGGGAATGGTGGCTCGGCGCCCTGCTGGTGCTGCCGGGGATGGCCCTGGCGGTCACCTTCAAACTGGTGCCGCTGATCCGGGGCGTCATCACCAGCTTCGAGTCCTCCAGCGGGTTCGGCGACAGCTCGTTCGCCGGCTGGGACAACTTCACCCGGATGTTCGACGACCCGGTGGTGCTGGCCAGCTTCCGCAACGCCCTGCTGGTGGTGGCCACGCTGCCGGTCTGGATCGTGCTGCCGCTGGTGCTGTCGGTGCTGATCCACCAACGGGCACCGGGCTGGAAGTTCTTCCGGGCCGTCTACTTCGTCCCGTACACCATCGCGCCGATCGTGGTCGGCATCATGTTCCGGCAGATCCTCAGCCCGGACGGGCCGATCAACGCCCTGCTGCGCGCGGTCGGGTTGGAGCCGCTGGCCATCGAATGGCTCAACGGGCAGAACAGTGCCCTCTTCTCCCTCGTCGCGGTGGCGCTGTGGAGCTTCTTCGGCCTCGGCGTGATGACCTACCTGGCCGGGCTCGCCACCATCCCCGAGGAGGTGTTGGAGGCCGCGTACCTCGACGGGGCCGGCTTCTGGCGGCGACTCTTCTCCGTGGTGGTGCCGATGCTGCGTCCCACCGTGGCGTACTGGAGCGTGCTCTGCGCCTCCGGCGTGCTGATCTGGCTGTTCCCGCTGATCTACGCGTTGACCCAGGGTGGCCCCGGCAACGCCACCATGCTCCCCGAGTACCTGGTCTTCCTCACCACCTTCCAGTTCCTCGACCGGGGCTACGGCTCGGCCATCGGCATCGCCCTGTTCGTCTTCGTCGCCGTGTTGTCGATCTTCAGCGTGCGGCACATGTTCAAAGAGGGGACCCGGAAGCCGCGATGA
- a CDS encoding amidohydrolase family protein: protein MDRADAHLHLFADGYPGRYGRSPAGGQEIAAYQDIRRAHGIDRALVVGYEGEPRFAGNNDYLAGLAARHTWIAPVAYVPPGGPADGQLARWWAAGFVGMAAYLTDDAQADRFTAWATGLAAELRAARAVISLNVTPAATRRLGPALAALDECPVLVSHLGLPGSQPTPPSPQQAAEILAPLLDLARLPHVGVKISGLYAVSDPPHAWPHPAARPFVELLLGRFGSRRLYWGSDFPPSLDHVSFVQTLEPVGLDGLSPTERADVLGANLCRILDQAPGRDASAAAPS from the coding sequence ATGGACCGCGCTGACGCCCATCTGCACCTGTTCGCCGACGGCTACCCGGGCCGGTACGGACGCTCCCCGGCGGGCGGCCAGGAGATCGCCGCATATCAGGACATCCGCCGCGCGCACGGCATCGATCGGGCCCTCGTGGTCGGGTACGAGGGCGAGCCACGCTTCGCCGGCAACAACGACTACCTCGCAGGGCTGGCCGCCCGGCACACCTGGATCGCCCCGGTCGCCTATGTTCCACCAGGTGGACCGGCGGACGGGCAGCTGGCCCGCTGGTGGGCGGCGGGGTTCGTGGGAATGGCCGCGTACCTGACGGACGACGCACAGGCCGACCGCTTCACCGCCTGGGCGACCGGCCTCGCCGCCGAACTCCGCGCGGCCCGGGCGGTGATCAGCCTCAACGTCACGCCGGCCGCCACCCGCCGACTCGGCCCCGCGCTCGCCGCCCTCGACGAGTGTCCGGTGCTGGTCAGTCACCTCGGACTGCCCGGCAGCCAGCCCACACCCCCGTCCCCACAGCAGGCCGCCGAGATCCTGGCGCCGCTGCTCGACCTTGCCCGACTGCCGCACGTCGGGGTGAAGATCTCCGGCCTGTACGCGGTCAGCGATCCGCCGCACGCCTGGCCGCACCCGGCGGCCCGGCCCTTCGTCGAACTACTCCTGGGGCGCTTCGGCAGCCGGCGACTGTACTGGGGCTCGGACTTCCCGCCCAGCCTCGATCATGTCTCGTTCGTGCAGACGCTGGAACCCGTCGGGCTGGACGGCCTCTCCCCCACCGAGCGGGCGGACGTCCTCGGCGCCAACCTGTGCCGCATCCTCGACCAGGCGCCGGGGCGGGACGCGTCAGCGGCTGCGCCGTCCTGA
- a CDS encoding mandelate racemase/muconate lactonizing enzyme family protein — MEITAVESVVRGDAHFAAVHTSTGLVGVGQSACWGYPGAVHAVVEAFRPHLLGADPSRIEHHWHHLYRMGPFRGSVLTAAVSAIDLALWDLLGKRLGVPVWQLLGGRVRDRIRLHLLLPGSGAQDLAAQAAAAVADGFTAVKFDPLPANYGDLSLARLVTETEATTAAVRDAVGPDVDLIIELHRKLTPLQAEAMIPAVGRLHPLMVEDAIQIDSVSSQAEVTRRALGVPMANGERLHTIWEFKELLAQGGAQYVRPDLGLAGGISHARKIAALAESYHAAVVSHNCLGPLLTMASVHLDTAIPNFVTQEYSPLDDLLADGPARACVRREGGFLPIPEEPGLGVTLDLTDETPLDLTGRPLTHIPHRADGSIAYAV; from the coding sequence ATGGAGATCACCGCCGTCGAGTCGGTGGTGCGGGGCGACGCGCACTTCGCCGCGGTGCACACCTCGACCGGGCTGGTCGGCGTCGGGCAGTCCGCCTGCTGGGGGTATCCGGGAGCCGTCCACGCGGTCGTGGAGGCGTTCCGCCCGCACCTGCTCGGCGCCGACCCGAGCCGGATCGAGCACCACTGGCACCACCTGTACCGGATGGGACCGTTCCGAGGGTCGGTGCTCACCGCCGCCGTCTCCGCGATCGACCTGGCGCTGTGGGACCTGCTCGGCAAGCGGCTCGGCGTACCGGTCTGGCAGTTGCTCGGCGGTCGGGTCCGAGACCGGATCCGGCTGCACCTGCTGCTGCCCGGCAGCGGCGCACAGGACCTCGCCGCACAGGCCGCGGCGGCGGTCGCCGACGGGTTCACCGCAGTGAAGTTCGACCCGCTGCCGGCGAACTACGGTGACCTGTCGCTGGCCCGACTGGTCACCGAGACCGAGGCGACCACCGCCGCCGTCCGGGACGCGGTCGGACCCGACGTCGACCTGATCATCGAGCTGCACCGCAAGCTCACCCCGTTGCAGGCCGAGGCGATGATCCCGGCGGTCGGCCGGCTGCACCCGCTGATGGTCGAGGACGCGATCCAGATCGACAGCGTCAGCAGCCAGGCCGAGGTCACCCGCCGCGCGCTCGGAGTGCCGATGGCCAACGGCGAACGGCTGCACACCATCTGGGAGTTCAAGGAACTGCTGGCGCAGGGCGGGGCCCAGTACGTCCGGCCCGACCTCGGCCTGGCCGGCGGCATCAGCCACGCCCGTAAGATCGCCGCGTTGGCGGAGTCGTACCACGCGGCGGTGGTGAGCCACAACTGCCTCGGACCGCTGCTCACCATGGCCTCGGTGCACCTGGACACGGCGATCCCGAACTTCGTGACTCAGGAGTACTCCCCGCTCGACGACCTTCTCGCCGACGGTCCGGCCCGGGCCTGCGTCCGCCGCGAGGGCGGCTTCCTGCCGATCCCCGAGGAACCCGGTCTCGGCGTCACCCTCGACCTCACCGACGAGACCCCGCTGGACCTGACCGGCCGCCCCCTCACCCACATCCCCCACCGCGCCGACGGCTCCATCGCGTACGCCGTCTAG
- a CDS encoding SDR family NAD(P)-dependent oxidoreductase: protein MTGVAPAAGLLTGRRVVVIGGASGIGLATVRAAAAAGAAVAVLDADADGAAGAAAQARAAGASACAHAVDVTRETQVADVLDAVAADLGGIDAVLHVAGVMSGQGTDVTDLPLELWQRVIEVNLTGPFLVAKHAVRHLADGHGVLVLVGSKAGVLTGSGSVPYGASKGGLHGLALTLARQLGPRGIRVHTLCPGDIDTPLMRRSLDEARANGTDGAQVARIEAALGRPEDVASVLTLLAAPASAGIAGTVYTG, encoded by the coding sequence GTGACCGGCGTCGCCCCGGCGGCCGGCCTGCTCACCGGACGCCGGGTGGTCGTCATCGGCGGTGCCTCCGGCATCGGGCTCGCCACGGTACGGGCCGCCGCTGCGGCCGGTGCGGCCGTCGCGGTGCTCGACGCCGACGCCGACGGCGCCGCCGGTGCCGCCGCGCAGGCCCGCGCCGCCGGGGCGAGCGCCTGCGCCCACGCCGTCGACGTGACCCGGGAGACGCAGGTCGCCGACGTGCTCGACGCGGTCGCCGCCGACCTCGGCGGCATCGACGCGGTGCTGCACGTCGCCGGTGTCATGTCCGGGCAGGGCACCGACGTCACCGACCTGCCGCTGGAACTGTGGCAGCGGGTGATCGAGGTCAACCTCACCGGACCGTTCCTGGTCGCCAAGCACGCCGTACGGCACCTGGCCGACGGCCACGGGGTACTCGTCCTGGTCGGTTCCAAGGCGGGCGTGTTGACCGGATCCGGCTCGGTACCCTACGGCGCGAGCAAGGGAGGACTGCACGGCCTGGCACTGACGCTGGCCCGGCAACTCGGCCCACGCGGGATCCGGGTGCACACCCTCTGTCCCGGCGACATCGACACCCCGCTGATGCGGCGGTCGCTGGACGAGGCACGGGCCAACGGCACCGACGGTGCCCAGGTCGCCCGGATCGAGGCGGCGCTGGGCCGTCCCGAGGACGTGGCGTCGGTGCTGACGCTGTTGGCGGCACCGGCCAGCGCCGGCATCGCCGGCACCGTCTACACCGGCTGA
- a CDS encoding carbohydrate ABC transporter permease has protein sequence MNRRHSAQIGRYLLVFALVVVAVAALYPLLFTVVSSLKTQTGFARDPLGLPAGITFENYVEAFKRMNMPRLLLNSIITTVGGLVLSVLAAMLIAYTVTKLRFRGGKLVFLFIIITLTIPSQAIIYPLYQTVLDLGMSGEYQGLILAYAAFGLPLGTYQLAGYFQQVPDELIEAARVDGAGHFTILFRLLAPIATPALAALAIFNFVWMWNDLLLPLVIMGGSDSKTLMVGVSLLSGQYDVSVPLVSAGLIVALLPVLIIYLVFQRQLVSGALAGSGR, from the coding sequence ATGAACCGGCGACACTCCGCCCAGATCGGGCGCTACCTGTTGGTCTTTGCATTGGTGGTGGTCGCGGTGGCGGCGCTCTACCCGCTGCTTTTCACCGTGGTCAGCTCGCTCAAGACGCAGACCGGGTTCGCCCGCGACCCGCTCGGGCTGCCGGCCGGGATCACCTTCGAGAACTACGTCGAGGCGTTCAAGCGGATGAACATGCCCCGACTGCTGCTCAACTCCATCATCACCACGGTCGGTGGCCTGGTGCTGTCGGTGCTGGCCGCGATGCTGATCGCGTACACGGTGACCAAGCTGCGCTTCCGGGGCGGCAAGCTGGTCTTCCTGTTCATCATCATCACCCTGACCATCCCCAGCCAGGCGATCATCTATCCGCTCTACCAGACCGTGCTGGACCTGGGCATGTCCGGGGAGTACCAGGGGCTGATCCTGGCGTACGCGGCCTTCGGCCTGCCGCTGGGCACGTACCAGCTCGCCGGCTACTTCCAGCAGGTGCCCGACGAACTGATCGAGGCGGCCCGGGTCGACGGGGCCGGACACTTCACCATCCTGTTCCGGCTGCTCGCCCCGATCGCCACCCCGGCCCTGGCGGCGCTGGCCATCTTCAACTTCGTCTGGATGTGGAACGACCTGCTGCTGCCGCTGGTCATCATGGGCGGCTCGGACTCCAAGACGCTGATGGTCGGCGTCTCCCTGCTCAGCGGCCAGTACGACGTGTCGGTGCCGCTGGTCAGCGCCGGCCTGATCGTGGCCCTGCTCCCGGTGCTCATCATCTACCTGGTGTTCCAGCGCCAGCTCGTCTCCGGTGCGCTCGCCGGCTCCGGCAGGTGA